The Henckelia pumila isolate YLH828 chromosome 2, ASM3356847v2, whole genome shotgun sequence genome includes a window with the following:
- the LOC140878595 gene encoding putative E3 ubiquitin-protein ligase LIN-1 — translation MQLSGKNMVEDKKNRTNSFNHPLSIPKRGNADTTNWKIMNQPPESSAKKNFDENKSMKQPDLEETLDTPALDEAAVKAIISILSGYIRSFLKDEDFRTSLSHNSFASLNFIGLEEGLNTESKVIENLEQAIETVERAAEDSASVKELKKASLQLSVIVTPACAHLYLSVIYVIQKKDKITAKHILQVFRDSPFQARVALLPDLWDHVFLPNLLHLKLWYDKEARSVADSPVSKNINLLDKVYNETLDSGTHQFAKYYKDWLTEDLEAPSLPVIKIPSFSVQLMPKGGLHGHTNSPASYVSPQPMVSKKLYDEVFSRARKTGFELEIYEEENFEISARSSNSPAPEDKQLIVYDSFTSTNQCFEPDSESLPPDERYRNSQSYQKKYSHPTALQIECESNVQEQAENHEKFRDKPALSSIPSDFVCHLTGLIFEDPVTLETGQSFEREAIIDWFNKGSTTCPVTGKTLQFQAVPPTNLILKRVIDNWKSDHFQHILAVVSQVAANSAENSFILNDDMIICILEQLLVVLNGTKRVENSKRVLSLGGLQFLLKRFHSGNDKEKTFILPLLLCCIEADEECRNDLSINMSKSSLLDLLHGEQLKTVSDAVSLLTELICLNRRRDSQIFLEGVDEEQLANAMDDLLIHLKTCTLEETPAVAILILHLNILSQLQTSNVYRQEAVDALTVALGQSLTDEKVQKKCSRALLVLGGCFSSSGKLMTEDWILKLAGFLNGPDWDITDDDSYDMSFDGRATMNSGNSKNSKVDSQIEDSEEEKARESWLVSLSASLLEDGTKPFLETVCKCLNLGNSDLVRVCLVTMAWLSSSLASLPDTEFQLYAFSALISPLKK, via the exons ATGCAACTTTCTGGGAAGAATATGGTAGAGGACAAGAAAAATAGGACTAACTCTTTCAACCATCCTCTTTCCATACCCAAGCGAGGAAACGCCGACACAACCAATTGGAAAATTATGAACCAACCCCCCGAGAGCTCCGCTAAGAAAAACTTTGACGAAAATAAGAGCATGAAACAACCTGATCTTGAAGAGACGCTGGATACTCCGGCTCTTGATGAAGCTGCTGTTAAGGCCATCATTTCTATCTTGAGCGGATACATAAGGAGTTTTCTTAAGGACGAAGATTTCAGGACATCCCTTAGTCACAATAGTTTTGCTTCCCTCAATTTCATTGGATTAGAAGAAGGCCTGAATACTGAAAGTAAAGTAATAGAAAATCTTGAACAAGCTATAGAGACAGTGGAAAGAGCAGCAGAGGACAGTGCGAGTGTAAAAGAACTGAAAAAAGCTTCGTTACAGTTAAGTgttattgtaacacccg CTTGTGCTCATCTGTATCTCAGTGTGATATATGTGATACAAAAGAAGGACAAGATTACCGCAAAACATATTCTTCAAGTGTTCCGTGATTCTCCTTTCCAGGCACGAGTAGCTTTGTTACCTGATTTATGGGACCATGTTTTTCTGCCAAATCTCTTACATTTGAAGCTCTGGTATGATAAAGAAGCTCGTTCTGTGGCAGATTCGCCTGTTTCAAAAAACATCAATCTTCTTGATAAAGTCTATAATGAAACATTGGATTCAGGAACACACCAATTCGCCAAGTACTACAAAGATTGGCTAACTGAGGATCTTGAAGCACCTTCACTCCCTGTGATCAAAATTCCTTCTTTCTCTGTTCAACTGATGCCAAAGGGAGGCCTGCACGGCCACACAAATAGTCCTGCTAGTTATGTCTCACCTCAGCCAATGGTCAGCAAAAAACTCTATGATGAAGTATTTAGTCGTGCACGTAAAACGGGGTTTGAACTGGAAATTTATGAAGAGGAGAACTTTGAAATAAGTGCTAGAAGCTCAAATAGTCCTGCCCCAGAAGACAAGCAACTGATAGTATATGATTCATTTACCAGCACAAATCAATGCTTTGAACCAGACAGCGAATCTCTACCT CCTGATGAAAGATACAGAAATTCTCAGAgttatcaaaaaaaatattcacaCCCTACAGCCTTG CAAATTGAATGTGAGAGTAATGTTCAAG AACAAGCGGAGAATCATGAAAAGTTTAGAGATAAACCTGCACTTTCAAGCATCCCCAGCGACTTCGTATGCCACTTGACTGGCCTTATTTTTGAAGATCCAGTGACCCTTGAGACAGGTCAAAGTTTCGAACGGGAAGCTATCATTGACTGGTTCAATAAAGGATCCACTACTTGTCCAGTCACCGGAAAAACATTACAATTTCAAGCTGTACCGCCTACCAATCTCATCTTGAAGCGTGTTATCGACAATTGGAAGAGTGACCACTTTCAGCATATCTTGGCTGTAGTCTCTCAAGTAGCTGCAAATTCTGCAGAAAATTCATTTATATTAAATGATGATATGATCATATGTATCTTGGAACAACTTCTTGTTGTTTTAAATGGAACGAAGAGAGTAGAGAACTCAAAAAGAGTTCTATCTCTTGGGGGCTTGCAGTTTCTCCTGAAAAGGTTTCATAGTGGAAACGATAAGGAGAAGACGTTTATCTTACCTTTGTTGTTGTGTTGCATTGAAGCTGATGAAGAGTGCAGGAATGATCTTTCAATAAACATGAGCAAGTCAAGTCTGCTTGATCTACTTCACGGTGAGCAGTTGAAGACAGTGTCAGATGCAGTTTCACTGCTGACTGAACTCATTTGCTTGAACAG GAGGAGGGACTCTCAAATTTTCTTAGAAGGTGTAGACGAAGAACAGTTAGCGAATGCGATGGATGATTTGTTAATACATCTCAAGACGTGCACACTGGAAGAGACGCCTGCAGTTGCTATTCTGATTCTACATTTGAATATTCTG TCTCAACTACAAACGAGTAACGTGTATAGACAGGAGGCGGTAGATGCGCTTACAGTCGCTCTGGGACAAAGCTTAACGGATGAAAAAGTCCAGAAGAAGTGTTCCAGAGCTCTCTTAGTCCTTGGAGGCTGCTTCTCTTCATCTGGGAAACTCATGACAGAGGATTGGATCCTTAAACTTGCTGGATTTCTCAATGGTCCTGACTGGGATATTACTGATGATGACTCCTATGATATGTCATTTGATGGAAGAGCGACAATG AATTCTGGCAATTCAAAAAATTCGAAGGTTGATTCTCAGATCGAAGACAGTGAAGAGGAAAAGGCAAGGGAGAGTTGGCTAGTGAGTTTATCAGCTTCACTGCTTGAGGATGGGACTAAGCCTTTCTTGGAGACTGTATGCAAGTGTTTGAATTTAGGGAACTCGGATTTGGTCCGAGTATGCTTGGTAACAATGGCCTGGTTGAGTTCTTCACTTGCTTCATTGCCAGATACAGAATTTCAACTCTATGCTTTCTCAGCTCTCATCTCTCCACTCAAAAAATAA